A stretch of DNA from Longimicrobiaceae bacterium:
CCAGAGCTGCTTCTGGCCCTGGGGCACCGGCAGCAGCGCGCAGGTGCTGCCGTTGATGTTGAGCAGCGTGTTGCCGATCTGGAACGACATGTCGCGCACCAGCAGCGTGCGCTCCTGCACCCCGCGGTAGCGCGGGAAGTAGGTGAGGATGCTGCCGACCATCAGCGCGCCGCTCAGCCCGCCCGCCACCTGGCTGCCGGTGCTGCCGTGCGGGTGCGGGTGATACCAGAACATGCCCTGGGTGTGGATGGCGGGCACCAGGAAGTCGTACTGCCGCGCCGGGCCCCCGGTGGGGATGTGCACGTTGGTCACGTTGTCGCCGCCTTCGGGGCGCGGCGTGACCACCAGGCCGTGGTAGTGCTGGTTGGTGTCCGCAACCTTGTCGGCCGCCTGCCACGCGGTGGCCCGCATGGCGTTCACCACCTGCAGGTCCATGCGCTGGCCCGGCTGCATGACCAGGGACGGGGCCACGAAGCTGCCGTTGTACACGTTGGTGACGAAGGTGCTGTCGCCGATGGTGTAGCGCACGGGGGCCATCCGCAGCGTGGCGCCGTGCACCGGCAGCCGCGCGGGGTCCTGCACCGTGCGGCAGCCCTGCTGCGCCGCGAGCGGGTGCGCGGCGAGCGCGGCGGCCGCCAGCACGCCGGCGAGCCGCGGG
This window harbors:
- a CDS encoding multicopper oxidase domain-containing protein, with protein sequence MPHIRIPRLAGVLAAAALAAHPLAAQQGCRTVQDPARLPVHGATLRMAPVRYTIGDSTFVTNVYNGSFVAPSLVMQPGQRMDLQVVNAMRATAWQAADKVADTNQHYHGLVVTPRPEGGDNVTNVHIPTGGPARQYDFLVPAIHTQGMFWYHPHPHGSTGSQVAGGLSGALMVGSILTYFPRYRGVQERTLLVRDMSFQIGNTLLNINGSTCALLPVPQGQKQLWHIGNFNANTFLNLKMPGTSWTLLALDGNPLSKEMQID